One segment of Carya illinoinensis cultivar Pawnee chromosome 13, C.illinoinensisPawnee_v1, whole genome shotgun sequence DNA contains the following:
- the LOC122290715 gene encoding small polypeptide DEVIL 13-like: MDEIWKLSKKEGSISHSSIPSKSVFSRSSSTKISSCNSPFTRSSSTKSSSSKSPLLRSFSLKSSSPKCTLPRSFSQKSSSISRKCSSLAKEQKARFYIMRRCVAMLVCWNKHGDS; this comes from the coding sequence atggatgagatatggaagttATCAAAGAAGGAAGGTTCAATTAGCCATTCCTCAATTCCTTCCAAGTCTGTAttctcaaggagttcttcaacaaAGATCTCTTCTTGTAATTCTCCATTCAcaaggagttcttcaacaaAGAGCTCTTCTTCAAAGTCCCCTCTCCTGAGGAGTTTTTCCCTGAAAAGTTCCTCTCCAAAGTGCACTCTTCCCCGGAGCTTCTCGCAAAAGAGCTCTTCCATCAGCCGCAAATGTAGTAGCTTAGCAAAGGAACAAAAGGCCAGGTTTTACATCATGAGGCGCTGCGTCGCCATGCTTGTTTGTTGGAACAAGCATGGCGATTCTTGA
- the LOC122290714 gene encoding laccase-2-like yields the protein MGASLPASPALFVVVFLFAINSLWVFPEVAVAKHAGVTRHYKFDIRLQNVTRLCHTKTMVTVNGMFPGPRVFAREGDRLVVKVVNHVPNNITIHWHGIRQLRSGWFDGPSYITQCPIQTGQSYVYNFTIVGQRGTLFWHAHISWLRATVYGPLIILPKRNASYPFAKPHKEVPIIFGEWWNVDPEAVIRQALQNGAGPNVSDAYTINGLPGPLYNCSKKDTYRLKVKPGKTYLLRLINAALNDELFFSIANHSLTIVEADAVYIKPFNTNILVLTPGQTTNVLLKTKPNDPSTTFLMLARPYFTGMGTFDNSTVAGILEYENPSTSSTPTPLKRRPLLRPKLAPMNSTISTSFVMNFTRKFRSLANAKFPANVPQTVQKRFFFTLGLGTNPCPKNQTCQGPNNSSKFAASINNVSFILPTTALLQAHFSGRSNGVYTTDFPSSPLRPFNYTGTPPNNTRVSNGTKVVVLQYNTSVEFVMQDTSILGAESHPLHLHGFNFFVVGQGFGNFNPNKDPANFNLVDPVERNTFGVPAGGWVAIRFIADNPGVWLMHCHFDVHLSWGLRMAWIVQDGKLPNQKLPPPPSDFPKC from the exons ATGGGTGCTTCTCTTCCAGCATCTCCGGCATTATTTGTGGTGGTTTTTCTCTTTGCCATTAACTCTCTCTGGGTCTTTCCTGAGGTTGCTGTTGCAAAGCATGCAGGCGTTACAAGGCACTACAAATTTGAT ATAAGGTTGCAAAATGTCACCCGATTGTGCCACACAAAGACCATGGTGACAGTTAATGGGATGTTCCCCGGGCCTCGAGTTTTTGCCAGAGAAGGTGACAGATTGGTAGTTAAGGTGGTCAATCATGTTCCAAACAACATCACCATCCATTG GCATGGAATCAGACAACTAAGGAGCGGATGGTTCGATGGGCCATCATATATAACACAATGCCCTATTCAAACTGGGCAGAGTTATGTGTACAACTTCACCATTGTTGGCCAAAGAGGAACTCTCTTCTGGCATGCCCACATCTCATGGCTTAGAGCTACCGTCTATGGACCCCTTATCATCCTCCCCAAGCGGAATGCATCCTACCCTTTTGCCAAACCACACAAGGAGGTCCCCATCATATTTG GAGAGTGGTGGAATGTTGATCCAGAGGCAGTTATCAGACAGGCTCTTCAGAATGGAGCCGGTCCAAATGTTTCCGATGCCTACACCATTAATGGACTTCCCGGACCTTTGTACAATTGTTCTAAGAAAG ATACGTACAGGCTAAAGGTAAAGCCGGGGAAGACATATCTTCTCCGTTTGATCAACGCTGCACTCAACGACGAGCTCTTTTTCAGCATAGCAAACCACAGCCTAACCATTGTCGAAGCAGATGCAGTTTACATCAAGCCTTTCAATACCAATATATTGGTCCTCACACCAGGACAGACCACAAATGTTCTTCTGAAGACGAAGCCCAACGACCCCAGTACCACATTCCTCATGTTAGCCAGACCATATTTCACCGGTATGGGCACCTTCGACAACTCCACGGTGGCCGGCATTCTCGAGTACGAGAATCCGTCGACTTCTTCTACTCCCACCCCTTTGAAAAGACGTCCACTTCTCAGACCCAAACTCGCTCCAATGAATTCCACTATCTCCACTTCCTTCGTCATGAATTTCACCAGGAAATTTCGAAGCTTGGCCAATGCTAAATTCCCTGCCAACGTGCCCCAAACTGTGCAGAAGCGGTTCTTCTTCACCTTAGGTCTCGGAACCAACCCTTgccccaaaaaccaaacctgcCAAGGTCCTAACAATAGCTCCAAGTTTGCAGCGTCAATTAATAACGTCTCCTTTATTCTCCCCACAACAGCACTCCTCCAAGCACATTTCTCCGGGAGATCAAATGGTGTTTACACCACTGATTTTCCAAGCTCTCCTCTCCGACCATTCAACTACACCGGCACTCCACCCAACAACACACGTGTGAGCAATGGAACCAAAGTGGTGGTGCTGCAATATAACACAAGTGTGGAGTTCGTGATGCAGGACACTAGCATTTTGGGTGCCGAGAGCCATCCTCTCCATCTTCATGGCTTCAACTTCTTTGTTGTTGGCCAAGGTTTTGGCAACTTTAATCCCAACAAAGACCCTGCCAACTTTAACCTCGTTGACCCGGTTGAAAGGAACACCTTTGGTGTGCCAGCCGGTGGTTGGGTGGCGATTCGATTCATTGCAGACAACCCAG GTGTTTGGTTGATGCATTGCCACTTCGATGTCCATCTCAGCTGGGGTTTAAGAATGGCCTGGATTGTCCAGGATGGGAAGCTCCCTAATCAGAAGTTGCCTCCTCCACCGTCGGACTTTCCCAAATGTTGA